The Chloroherpetonaceae bacterium genome includes a region encoding these proteins:
- the bchL gene encoding ferredoxin:protochlorophyllide reductase (ATP-dependent) iron-sulfur ATP-binding protein: MGLVLAVYGKGGIGKSTVSANLSAALAQEGASVLQIGCDPKHDSTFPLTGMLQNTVIDTLSVVNFHHEEIEYEDIIKKGFAGVDTVESGGPPAGSGCGGYVVGETVKLLKEFGVYSRYDVIVFDVLGDVVCGGFSAPLNYADMAFIVATNDFDSIFAANRLCIAVEEKSTKCKVKLAGIIANKVDEEYGGGTALLEKFAERVGTTIVTKVPYHDLIRRSRLAGKTLFQMDGEGKAQCTEPYQTLARKILNGELEPRVPKPMGDREIFDTIGGWL, translated from the coding sequence ATGGGACTTGTGTTAGCCGTTTATGGCAAAGGTGGCATTGGCAAAAGCACCGTGAGTGCCAACCTCTCAGCAGCGCTGGCGCAAGAGGGAGCATCGGTCCTGCAAATCGGCTGCGACCCCAAGCACGATAGCACGTTCCCGCTTACAGGAATGCTGCAAAACACCGTAATTGATACGCTCAGCGTCGTCAATTTTCATCACGAGGAGATTGAATACGAAGACATCATCAAAAAGGGCTTTGCAGGCGTGGATACAGTGGAATCAGGAGGACCACCAGCAGGGAGCGGATGCGGGGGCTATGTGGTTGGCGAAACCGTCAAGTTGCTCAAAGAGTTCGGTGTCTACTCGCGCTACGATGTCATTGTCTTTGATGTCTTGGGCGATGTAGTCTGCGGTGGATTCAGTGCACCGCTCAACTACGCTGATATGGCGTTCATTGTAGCGACCAACGACTTCGATAGCATTTTTGCGGCTAATCGGCTCTGCATCGCTGTCGAGGAGAAAAGCACAAAGTGCAAAGTCAAACTGGCAGGGATTATTGCAAACAAAGTCGACGAAGAGTATGGTGGCGGCACGGCACTCTTGGAAAAATTTGCCGAGCGCGTGGGTACTACAATAGTAACTAAAGTGCCCTATCACGACCTGATTCGCCGCAGTCGCCTTGCTGGCAAGACACTCTTTCAAATGGACGGTGAAGGTAAGGCGCAATGCACAGAGCCTTATCAAACACTGGCACGCAAAATTTTGAACGGGGAACTCGAACCACGCGTGCCCAAGCCAATGGGTGACCGTGAGATTTTCGACACAATTGGCGGTTGGCTCTAA
- a CDS encoding rod shape-determining protein: MGILDFWSKDVAVDLGTANTLVHVRGKGIVLNEPSIVAFDRITRRVVAIGNEARQMHEKTHRDIITVKPLGDGVIADYEAAEELLRGFIKKALKDFSGSLRRMVIGIPSGITEVEKRAVRDSAEHAGAKEVYLVAEPMAAAIGHGLDVDAPYGNMIVDIGGGTSDIAVISLSGIAAGESIRVAGNEITNAILQHFRKTYNLAIGERTAEEIKIKIGSAFELEEELIATVKGRNLVTSLPEQRDVSSPEIREAISEPISQIINAIRRCLEMTPPELSADILDRGIILTGGGALIKGLDKRISHETKLPVYVGDDPLTAVARGTGKILEDLDKFRNVLVKTKR, from the coding sequence ATGGGGATTCTCGACTTTTGGTCGAAAGATGTCGCAGTTGATTTGGGCACGGCAAACACACTGGTGCACGTGCGCGGGAAAGGAATCGTGCTAAACGAACCTTCTATTGTGGCCTTCGACCGCATCACACGCCGTGTGGTAGCGATTGGAAATGAAGCACGGCAGATGCACGAAAAAACTCACCGCGACATTATCACCGTTAAGCCGCTGGGCGATGGCGTCATCGCTGATTATGAAGCCGCTGAGGAGTTGCTGCGTGGCTTTATCAAAAAAGCGCTCAAAGATTTTTCAGGCTCACTGCGCCGAATGGTGATTGGCATTCCATCAGGCATTACCGAAGTGGAAAAGCGAGCTGTGCGCGATTCGGCTGAACATGCAGGCGCAAAAGAGGTCTATCTAGTCGCCGAACCAATGGCAGCGGCAATTGGGCACGGCTTAGATGTCGATGCCCCATATGGCAATATGATTGTCGACATCGGGGGCGGCACATCCGACATTGCTGTAATCTCGCTATCTGGCATTGCAGCAGGTGAATCTATTCGCGTGGCCGGCAACGAAATTACCAATGCAATCTTGCAGCATTTCCGCAAAACCTATAACCTTGCAATTGGCGAGCGCACAGCCGAAGAAATTAAAATCAAAATCGGCTCAGCGTTTGAACTCGAAGAGGAACTCATCGCTACCGTGAAAGGGCGTAACCTTGTAACCAGCTTGCCAGAGCAGCGCGATGTCAGTTCGCCTGAAATTCGTGAAGCCATTTCAGAGCCGATTTCACAGATCATCAATGCGATTCGGCGCTGCTTGGAGATGACTCCCCCCGAACTTTCAGCGGACATCTTAGACCGTGGGATTATTTTGACAGGCGGCGGCGCCTTGATTAAAGGTCTTGATAAACGCATTAGCCACGAAACCAAATTGCCAGTCTATGTCGGCGATGATCCCCTCACAGCGGTGGCGCGCGGCACAGGCAAAATTTTGGAAGACTTGGATAAGTTTCGAAACGTGCTGGTCAAAACCAAACGCTAA
- a CDS encoding BCD family MFS transporter, with the protein MRVTLQFMLSKFAIAWMFALVTVNFNRVAILEVGLSAITIATMIGLYPLFGPTQPLFGRLTSRYPIFGYRRSPYLLLGLLMGALVFPPMPTVLRAMSEGALWAGLVGFLLFFIFGASIALMANTYLDLIAECTEAQQRSSVFAAAWTGQTLIIVVWASVFRWLMPEFSYESMQRLYALTPIVVMTLGVLSVLGLEKQRSREELEQLIRFDAEKAKDPNPIGDSLQRLAGNPTAQKFFLFVALCFMGIFSQDLLQEILGGEVFQMSVGESTIFQQIFNGTVTIGMGLTAAFGAKVMGEPTLKTPALPMEKRKTLAAGGGLGATLSFLLISLAIAQEQLPLLYAAMALNGLSVGVFTFCAVTMMSDMTVEGETGKYLGLWSIAQAIGLGLSFLVSGVMHHLLVRSGIFSSAAIGYATIFLIEAGFMLWCVLALRPASVENLRMEASHS; encoded by the coding sequence ATGCGCGTAACCTTGCAATTTATGCTCTCCAAGTTTGCGATTGCTTGGATGTTTGCACTCGTAACAGTCAATTTCAATCGCGTGGCTATTTTGGAAGTGGGGCTTTCTGCCATCACAATTGCTACGATGATTGGGCTGTATCCACTCTTTGGCCCCACGCAACCACTTTTTGGTCGGCTCACCAGTCGCTACCCAATCTTTGGCTATCGTCGCAGCCCGTATCTCCTCTTAGGGTTGCTGATGGGGGCACTGGTCTTTCCACCTATGCCAACAGTGCTACGCGCAATGTCTGAAGGCGCACTATGGGCAGGGCTGGTAGGCTTTTTGCTCTTTTTCATTTTCGGTGCGTCAATTGCCTTGATGGCAAATACATACTTGGATTTGATTGCCGAATGCACCGAAGCGCAACAACGCAGTAGCGTGTTTGCCGCAGCGTGGACAGGACAAACGCTCATTATCGTGGTGTGGGCAAGCGTCTTTCGCTGGCTAATGCCGGAATTTAGTTATGAATCAATGCAGCGCCTCTACGCGCTGACGCCCATTGTGGTAATGACACTGGGTGTGCTAAGTGTGCTGGGCTTGGAAAAGCAGAGAAGTAGAGAAGAGCTCGAGCAGCTTATCAGGTTTGATGCAGAGAAAGCCAAAGACCCAAACCCAATCGGCGACTCGCTGCAGCGCCTTGCAGGCAATCCAACCGCACAAAAGTTTTTCCTCTTTGTGGCACTTTGCTTTATGGGTATTTTCTCACAAGATTTGCTGCAAGAAATTTTGGGTGGCGAAGTCTTTCAGATGAGTGTGGGCGAGTCGACCATTTTCCAGCAAATTTTCAACGGCACAGTAACGATTGGAATGGGACTGACAGCGGCATTTGGTGCAAAAGTAATGGGTGAGCCAACGCTCAAAACCCCAGCGCTACCAATGGAAAAGCGCAAAACATTAGCGGCTGGCGGCGGATTAGGCGCAACGCTCTCATTTCTCCTTATCTCACTTGCTATTGCACAGGAGCAACTTCCTTTGCTATATGCAGCCATGGCGTTGAATGGTCTGTCAGTGGGTGTCTTCACATTTTGCGCCGTAACAATGATGTCCGATATGACGGTTGAGGGCGAGACAGGCAAATATCTTGGACTGTGGAGCATTGCGCAGGCGATTGGACTCGGCTTGTCGTTTCTGGTGTCAGGCGTAATGCACCATTTGCTGGTGCGCAGCGGCATTTTTTCCAGTGCAGCGATAGGCTATGCCACAATTTTTCTCATTGAAGCAGGTTTTATGCTCTGGTGTGTCTTGGCGCTGCGGCCGGCCAGCGTTGAGAACTTGCGTATGGAGGCAAGTCATTCATAG
- a CDS encoding BCD family MFS transporter, translating to MSLFQNFRLGLVHLSVTLTFVPVTGVLNRVMIHEFEILASTVALLTVMPYLFSPLQVFIGRYADTHPIAGRRRTPYALAGILLCIGGLQLTPFAAIAIADSAPFAPLLAGAGFGLWGIGYNLAVVSYLSLASELSTPAERPRVVSVMWVMMVLGSIAAAVLIGRALAPYSNTALIGVFQSVGLVSLGCAAIGLWRLEPKAKTAQTRTEVRWSPSEVLATLAKKPEVRIFFIYLVLMLASILGQDVLLEPFAARAFAMSVKDTTHLTAIWGVATLAAMLLYGFLLNRFFSRKQGAQIGLALAACGLLLIAASGLLGLKAAFFIGLATLGLGTGIATATNLALMLGMTPEGQTGVYMGAWGIADALSRALGNFLSGVWRDAMTYLSGNPLVGYVSVFLTQVLLLGVSLWLLQKISEETATPKREDLAESIAIVAEGSN from the coding sequence ATGAGCCTCTTTCAAAACTTTCGCTTGGGGTTGGTGCACCTGTCCGTGACGCTGACTTTTGTGCCAGTTACCGGAGTGTTGAACCGCGTGATGATTCATGAGTTTGAGATACTGGCCAGCACGGTTGCGCTGCTTACGGTAATGCCGTATCTCTTTTCACCCCTACAAGTCTTCATCGGGCGATATGCAGATACCCACCCTATTGCTGGGCGACGGCGCACCCCTTACGCCTTAGCAGGAATCTTGCTTTGCATTGGAGGCTTACAGCTCACACCATTTGCCGCTATCGCAATCGCCGACTCAGCGCCGTTTGCCCCGCTGCTTGCAGGTGCAGGGTTCGGACTTTGGGGCATCGGATATAACCTTGCAGTAGTCTCATACCTGTCACTGGCAAGTGAGTTATCCACCCCTGCCGAGCGCCCACGCGTCGTCTCCGTGATGTGGGTGATGATGGTGCTGGGCTCGATTGCTGCTGCAGTGCTCATCGGTCGAGCGCTGGCACCCTACTCGAACACTGCCCTAATTGGTGTCTTTCAAAGTGTCGGGTTGGTTTCACTCGGCTGCGCAGCGATAGGACTCTGGAGATTAGAGCCGAAAGCAAAAACAGCACAAACGAGGACTGAAGTCAGATGGTCGCCAAGCGAAGTGCTCGCAACGCTCGCAAAAAAGCCAGAGGTAAGGATATTTTTCATCTACCTTGTCTTGATGCTGGCGTCCATTTTGGGGCAAGATGTGTTGCTTGAGCCGTTTGCCGCAAGAGCCTTCGCCATGAGTGTCAAGGACACGACACACCTCACCGCAATTTGGGGCGTGGCAACGCTGGCAGCAATGCTGCTCTACGGTTTCTTGCTCAATCGTTTCTTTTCTCGCAAGCAAGGGGCGCAAATCGGCTTAGCATTGGCAGCCTGTGGGTTGCTGTTGATTGCGGCAAGCGGGCTTTTAGGGCTAAAGGCGGCATTCTTTATTGGGCTAGCGACACTGGGACTGGGCACAGGTATCGCCACTGCGACCAATTTAGCCTTAATGCTGGGAATGACGCCCGAGGGGCAAACAGGAGTGTATATGGGTGCATGGGGGATTGCCGATGCGCTCTCTCGCGCGCTAGGAAATTTCCTGAGTGGAGTGTGGCGAGATGCCATGACTTATCTCTCTGGCAATCCACTGGTCGGCTATGTGAGCGTGTTCTTGACGCAAGTGCTGCTCTTAGGGGTCTCACTGTGGCTGTTGCAGAAAATCTCCGAAGAAACAGCTACCCCAAAGCGTGAAGACCTTGCTGAATCCATTGCAATCGTGGCGGAAGGCTCGAACTAA
- a CDS encoding ferredoxin:protochlorophyllide reductase (ATP-dependent) subunit B: MRLTYWMYEGTAHHGVGRIANSLKKVHAVFHAPLGDDYTLPIHTMLERTPDFPHATTSLVTGRDLAQGTNRLPLTLKQVEARFKPELIVVCASCSTILLQENLQQAIDTADVQTPVMLYDANPYRMTETESSDRLFTTLVRRFAKAQPLTERPSVNFLGPISLGFHVRSDVIAMRRMLNVLGIELNVIAPLGASLSDLERLPAAWLTIAPYRETGQEAARFLEREFGTPALLETPIGVEPTLRWLRKLVEMINEIGARKGAKPLQMPPLQAFSLDGLSAPSSLPWFSQTADMHSFSQKRAFVFGDATRTVAIVKLLRDEIGAQIAGAGTYLVKHADWVRKELEGYLPDELLVTEAFQDVAKRIEAERPDIVCGTQMERHSCRKFDIPCMVIAPPTHIENHLLGYYPFIGFDGADVIADRIYTTAKLGLEKHLIDYFGSAGLDDENDEKSAKSSTSSITVPKEVATSCTESNTSKQECRSQNEGFNADAQTKQSTGTATEANAARTEVEWTEDAQRLLKSVPFFVREKAKRNIEKYARENALWLITPEVVRKAKEHIGA; encoded by the coding sequence ATGCGGCTAACTTACTGGATGTATGAAGGCACGGCACATCACGGCGTCGGGCGCATTGCAAATAGTCTAAAGAAAGTGCATGCAGTCTTCCATGCGCCGCTGGGCGATGACTATACGCTACCAATTCACACGATGCTGGAGCGCACGCCAGACTTTCCACATGCCACGACAAGCCTCGTTACGGGACGCGACCTTGCACAAGGCACAAACCGATTGCCCCTCACGCTTAAACAAGTGGAAGCACGCTTCAAGCCAGAACTCATCGTTGTCTGTGCCAGTTGCAGCACGATTCTTTTGCAGGAAAATTTGCAGCAAGCAATTGATACAGCCGATGTGCAGACGCCTGTAATGCTCTATGATGCCAATCCCTACCGAATGACGGAGACCGAATCCAGTGACAGGCTCTTTACGACGCTGGTGCGCCGATTTGCTAAGGCGCAGCCACTGACGGAAAGACCAAGCGTGAATTTTCTAGGGCCAATTTCGCTTGGCTTTCATGTGCGCTCCGATGTGATAGCAATGCGCCGAATGCTAAACGTGTTGGGCATTGAGCTGAATGTGATAGCCCCACTGGGAGCGAGCCTGAGCGACCTTGAGCGCTTGCCCGCTGCATGGCTGACGATTGCACCGTATCGAGAGACGGGACAAGAAGCAGCAAGGTTTTTAGAGAGAGAATTTGGCACCCCTGCCTTGCTCGAGACACCGATTGGCGTAGAACCGACGCTACGCTGGCTACGGAAGCTCGTAGAAATGATAAATGAAATTGGTGCAAGAAAGGGCGCCAAACCGCTGCAGATGCCACCGCTGCAAGCCTTCTCGCTGGATGGACTCAGCGCGCCCAGTTCTCTCCCATGGTTTAGTCAAACCGCAGATATGCACAGTTTCTCGCAAAAGCGCGCATTTGTCTTTGGCGATGCGACGCGCACGGTAGCTATTGTCAAGCTCCTGCGTGATGAAATAGGCGCACAAATTGCTGGGGCAGGCACTTACCTTGTTAAGCATGCTGACTGGGTGCGCAAAGAGCTGGAAGGATACCTCCCCGATGAATTGTTGGTTACAGAAGCCTTCCAAGATGTGGCAAAACGCATAGAAGCGGAGCGACCCGACATTGTTTGCGGCACACAGATGGAACGACATAGCTGCCGCAAGTTTGATATCCCCTGTATGGTTATTGCACCACCGACGCACATTGAAAATCACCTCTTGGGATACTATCCCTTTATTGGCTTTGACGGTGCCGACGTCATTGCGGACCGCATCTACACCACTGCAAAACTTGGTTTGGAGAAGCACCTCATTGATTACTTCGGTAGTGCAGGCTTGGATGATGAGAACGATGAGAAGTCTGCAAAATCCAGCACATCAAGCATCACAGTCCCCAAAGAGGTCGCCACAAGCTGCACAGAGAGCAATACATCAAAGCAGGAGTGTCGGTCGCAAAATGAGGGCTTCAATGCAGACGCACAAACAAAGCAATCAACGGGGACTGCCACCGAAGCAAATGCGGCACGCACCGAAGTCGAGTGGACGGAAGATGCGCAGAGACTTCTAAAAAGCGTGCCTTTCTTCGTGCGCGAGAAAGCAAAGCGTAACATTGAAAAATATGCAAGGGAAAATGCGCTGTGGCTCATTACGCCAGAAGTGGTGCGCAAAGCCAAAGAGCACATTGGCGCCTAG
- the puhE gene encoding putative photosynthetic complex assembly protein PuhE produces the protein MPVVEKATLPQSSPSQANGLSAPDSITSGQQSTKPRLREDEQKLPLLIGLGIVYAIVFWWFSTAAIIYFNFQPAYRGIVFGIALALLIMALYVLHAHRESHTIGSAFLTFTAGSIVWAFVEISFYTGFIVGPQVRPIFTVGPSLIGFFKAIHRSLYHEALVLGLVGIMIALLFKSKNRFGAYTFLMYWFMHQSAKLNIFLGVANTGREFVPDTVADMTQYMTIAHMNWLFPFSITFCTLLVARLFQKVREEHEAWRQVGFAIIGTMALMALLEHWLLVLPLNQSLWDIVIKRLH, from the coding sequence ATGCCAGTTGTAGAAAAGGCGACATTGCCCCAGTCATCACCAAGCCAAGCCAATGGACTAAGCGCCCCAGACAGCATCACTTCAGGGCAACAGTCTACCAAGCCACGCCTAAGAGAAGATGAACAAAAATTGCCGTTGCTAATTGGACTGGGTATTGTGTATGCAATTGTTTTCTGGTGGTTCTCTACAGCAGCAATTATCTACTTTAACTTTCAGCCTGCCTACCGTGGCATAGTGTTTGGGATTGCGCTGGCGTTGCTAATTATGGCGCTCTATGTGCTACACGCACATCGAGAAAGCCATACAATCGGAAGCGCATTTCTGACCTTTACAGCTGGTTCAATTGTGTGGGCGTTTGTGGAAATCAGTTTCTACACAGGCTTCATTGTAGGGCCGCAGGTGCGCCCGATTTTTACCGTTGGACCATCTCTGATTGGCTTTTTCAAAGCAATTCATCGCAGTCTCTATCACGAAGCATTAGTCTTGGGTTTGGTTGGCATAATGATCGCGCTGCTATTCAAGTCCAAAAATCGATTCGGGGCTTATACCTTCTTGATGTATTGGTTTATGCATCAGTCGGCAAAGCTCAACATTTTCTTAGGTGTCGCAAACACGGGGCGTGAGTTCGTGCCCGATACGGTGGCCGATATGACGCAATATATGACCATCGCTCATATGAATTGGCTCTTTCCATTTTCCATTACGTTCTGCACGTTGCTGGTGGCTCGGCTGTTTCAAAAAGTGAGAGAAGAGCACGAGGCATGGCGACAAGTAGGCTTTGCAATTATCGGCACAATGGCGCTGATGGCGCTCTTGGAGCATTGGCTTTTGGTCCTGCCACTCAATCAATCGCTGTGGGATATTGTCATCAAGCGGCTGCATTAG
- a CDS encoding Rieske (2Fe-2S) protein: MRFQTQDLQRKPLIKQEFKKTFYIENYEEVTLPFKEVQGYTSMESQIRERIAVTDAADLAEGTSKLFHYQKNGESVEGFLIRHQGKVYAYMNLCPHAYEPIIFGTQCAFNSDKRYIVCREHFAMFNPETGVCVSGPCPIADLIKIEVFEQDGTIYIIP; the protein is encoded by the coding sequence TTGCGCTTTCAGACGCAAGACTTGCAGCGCAAGCCTTTAATTAAGCAGGAATTTAAGAAAACTTTTTATATTGAGAATTATGAAGAAGTAACTCTTCCCTTCAAGGAAGTGCAGGGCTACACATCTATGGAGTCCCAAATCCGAGAGCGCATTGCTGTCACAGACGCCGCTGACCTTGCTGAGGGCACCTCAAAGCTCTTTCACTATCAGAAAAACGGCGAAAGCGTAGAAGGCTTTCTTATTCGCCATCAAGGCAAGGTTTATGCGTATATGAATCTTTGCCCACATGCATATGAGCCCATTATTTTTGGCACGCAGTGCGCTTTCAATAGCGATAAGCGATATATTGTTTGCCGCGAGCACTTTGCGATGTTTAATCCTGAAACAGGCGTTTGTGTCAGCGGTCCTTGTCCGATTGCCGATCTCATTAAAATTGAAGTCTTTGAGCAGGATGGCACTATCTACATAATTCCGTGA
- a CDS encoding ABC transporter ATP-binding protein — protein sequence MSKLLELDSLSVYFKTEDGIAKAVDGVSYSLDKNETLGLVGESGCGKSVSALSIMRLVPSPPGFVAGGAIRFKGQNLLSLSETAMRTIRGNQIAMIFQEPMTSLNPVFTCGEQIAEAVRLHQRLSPKDAQDKAIEMLKLVGIPAPAQRAREYPHQLSGGMRQRVMIAMALSCNPELLIADEPTTALDVTVQAQILELIADLQQKLGMGVLMITHDLGVIAEVSHRVAVMYASKVVEYGTVTQIFDNPLHPYTRGLFQAIPRLGKKSTRLSVIEGTVPPATDYPKGCHFAPRCPFATAQCHHEKPPLVEYEPAHFSACWHTLALSNS from the coding sequence ATGTCCAAGTTGCTCGAGCTGGATTCGCTTTCCGTTTATTTCAAAACGGAAGATGGTATTGCCAAAGCAGTTGACGGAGTCAGTTACAGTCTCGACAAAAATGAAACGCTTGGCTTGGTTGGGGAATCAGGGTGTGGCAAGTCGGTTTCTGCACTTTCCATTATGCGGCTTGTGCCTTCGCCGCCGGGCTTTGTTGCAGGCGGCGCTATTCGTTTTAAGGGGCAAAATCTTCTCTCGCTCTCAGAAACTGCTATGCGCACAATTCGTGGCAACCAGATTGCAATGATTTTTCAAGAGCCAATGACGTCACTCAATCCAGTCTTCACCTGTGGCGAGCAAATTGCGGAGGCTGTGCGTCTGCATCAACGGCTTTCTCCAAAAGATGCGCAGGATAAAGCCATTGAGATGCTCAAACTGGTTGGCATTCCTGCTCCAGCGCAGCGTGCACGAGAATATCCACACCAACTCTCAGGCGGAATGCGCCAGCGTGTGATGATTGCTATGGCACTTTCTTGCAATCCTGAATTGCTGATTGCTGATGAACCCACTACCGCCCTCGATGTAACTGTGCAGGCACAAATCTTAGAGTTAATTGCTGACTTGCAGCAAAAGCTGGGAATGGGCGTGCTGATGATTACGCACGACTTGGGTGTGATTGCTGAAGTAAGCCACCGAGTTGCTGTAATGTATGCCTCGAAAGTAGTCGAGTATGGCACGGTTACACAAATCTTTGACAACCCGCTTCACCCTTACACACGTGGGCTTTTTCAGGCGATTCCACGGCTGGGCAAAAAGTCTACGCGCCTAAGCGTCATTGAAGGCACCGTGCCACCTGCAACCGACTATCCCAAAGGGTGTCATTTTGCGCCTCGCTGTCCGTTTGCTACAGCGCAATGCCATCACGAAAAGCCGCCGCTGGTAGAGTATGAGCCTGCGCACTTTTCTGCCTGTTGGCACACTTTAGCTTTAAGTAATAGCTAA
- the bchJ gene encoding bacteriochlorophyll 4-vinyl reductase → MMEKSPTTARMGPNSVIQTFNAVKARFGDSKAQELLRCAGLDKYSRELPCEMIDEQEFHRLVKSVCETFNEPVRSEILLDAGRRTAYYLLQTRIPKFFQWLLKRLPTRWAAKLLLRSIQRHSWTFAGSGTFDYQVGVAIEAVVVVKCVANDTVAYFYGGALHTLFQTLFKDKTDFKVKVAPSNDGLLCRYSAHIIACQP, encoded by the coding sequence ATGATGGAAAAGTCACCGACCACTGCAAGAATGGGACCAAACAGCGTGATTCAAACCTTCAATGCGGTCAAGGCCCGTTTTGGAGACAGCAAAGCACAAGAATTGCTCCGCTGCGCGGGTTTAGACAAATACAGCAGAGAACTCCCTTGCGAAATGATTGACGAGCAAGAGTTTCACCGCCTTGTGAAAAGCGTGTGCGAGACATTCAATGAGCCAGTGCGCAGTGAGATTTTGCTGGATGCAGGGCGGCGCACAGCATATTACCTGCTGCAAACGCGCATTCCAAAATTTTTTCAGTGGCTGCTAAAGCGCCTGCCAACGCGCTGGGCAGCAAAGCTCTTGCTCAGGTCAATTCAGAGACATTCTTGGACATTTGCAGGCAGTGGCACGTTCGACTATCAAGTAGGTGTAGCCATTGAGGCAGTTGTAGTGGTCAAGTGTGTCGCAAACGACACAGTTGCTTATTTCTACGGCGGTGCGCTGCACACGCTTTTTCAGACGCTTTTCAAAGATAAGACTGATTTCAAAGTCAAAGTAGCACCATCTAACGATGGACTACTATGCCGCTATTCGGCACACATTATCGCTTGCCAACCTTAA
- the crtI gene encoding phytoene desaturase family protein, whose amino-acid sequence MRKKVIIIGAGLGGLAAAIRLAHRGYAVQVFERNATVGGKMQELYSPDGCYRFDTGPTLLTMPHVFESLFRDVGKRLSDYLTLVPLEAACKYFFADGSEFTAYCDPQALRQEIARVFPSELQRFERYFQHIQKIYEATAENFIYNPFSFARLFKTNPLRLLEIDALTTVHKRNASFFRDPRLVQFLDRFPTYVGASPYLAPATLNVIPFVELAFGGFYVRGGMYRLAEAYQRLAQEFGAEFHFQQDVKRILVKDGSAVGVELASGERIEADAIISNDDACHLYGELLEGQQTSRRIKALSNLEASCSGFVLCLGIGKVHPHLWHHNIFFSQDYKQEFEEIFTHRVPPSEPTIYITISSKSDTGQAPLGKENWFVLVNAPYLSKQFDWEKQKQAYREVVIQRLKSLGFSDLEKHIEFEAILTPLDLKLRFNAHRGAIYGISSNSRRAAFLRPKNRSPFVKRLYLATGSAHPGGGTPMVTLSGKFAAELLMQDLGG is encoded by the coding sequence GTGCGAAAAAAAGTCATTATCATCGGCGCAGGGCTAGGCGGACTGGCTGCCGCTATCCGCTTAGCCCATCGTGGCTATGCCGTGCAGGTCTTTGAGCGCAACGCTACAGTGGGCGGTAAAATGCAAGAGCTTTACTCGCCAGATGGATGCTACCGCTTCGACACCGGTCCGACACTGCTTACAATGCCGCACGTCTTCGAATCGCTGTTCCGTGATGTCGGCAAGCGCCTCTCCGATTATCTGACACTGGTTCCGCTGGAAGCAGCCTGCAAATACTTCTTCGCCGATGGGTCAGAGTTTACAGCCTACTGCGACCCCCAAGCCTTGCGGCAAGAAATTGCTCGAGTGTTCCCAAGTGAGCTGCAGCGCTTTGAACGATACTTCCAGCACATTCAAAAAATCTACGAGGCGACGGCGGAAAACTTCATCTACAACCCATTTAGCTTTGCACGCCTATTTAAGACCAACCCGCTTCGGCTATTAGAAATAGATGCGCTGACAACCGTGCACAAGCGCAATGCAAGTTTTTTCCGAGACCCCCGCTTGGTGCAGTTCTTAGACCGCTTTCCAACATATGTGGGCGCTTCGCCTTATCTTGCACCTGCAACGCTAAATGTGATTCCCTTTGTGGAACTGGCATTTGGCGGATTTTATGTGCGTGGTGGAATGTATCGCTTAGCTGAAGCCTACCAACGCCTTGCGCAAGAGTTCGGTGCGGAGTTTCATTTTCAGCAAGATGTCAAACGCATTCTGGTCAAAGATGGTAGCGCCGTAGGAGTGGAGCTAGCCAGTGGTGAGCGCATTGAGGCAGATGCAATCATCTCAAATGACGATGCCTGTCATCTCTACGGTGAGCTGCTTGAAGGACAACAGACATCGCGCCGCATAAAAGCGCTGTCGAATCTGGAAGCCTCTTGCTCAGGGTTTGTGCTGTGCTTAGGTATTGGTAAAGTGCACCCGCATCTATGGCATCACAACATCTTTTTCAGCCAAGACTACAAGCAAGAGTTTGAGGAAATTTTCACGCACAGAGTGCCACCCAGCGAACCCACCATTTACATTACCATTTCTAGCAAAAGCGATACAGGGCAAGCGCCGCTGGGCAAGGAAAATTGGTTTGTGCTGGTCAATGCACCATACTTGTCCAAGCAGTTTGATTGGGAGAAACAGAAACAGGCGTATCGAGAGGTGGTGATTCAACGCTTGAAGAGCTTAGGCTTTTCTGACCTTGAAAAGCATATTGAGTTCGAGGCAATTCTCACGCCGCTTGACTTAAAACTCCGATTCAATGCACATCGTGGTGCAATCTACGGTATCTCTTCTAACTCGAGGCGTGCTGCATTTTTGCGCCCAAAAAATCGTTCGCCCTTCGTAAAGCGGCTGTATCTTGCCACAGGTAGTGCGCATCCGGGCGGTGGCACGCCAATGGTTACGCTATCGGGCAAATTTGCCGCTGAACTCCTCATGCAAGACTTGGGTGGATAG